A single genomic interval of Barnesiella intestinihominis YIT 11860 harbors:
- a CDS encoding family 20 glycosylhydrolase — protein MKHLKHLLIASTVTALCACNNTKESPVSLQWEMVKNGAAPGFYESSFTITNTSTKPLESDWEIYYTQLSPRQVKVNEDSPVIIEMINAGYYKIAPSESWTPLAPGDSIKISYLNQGIFTQTLFTPKSPFFVTNNGTQISIPLSIAPFDRKEQWTVQGRIAPSYPDGEKVYADNQALETTYKIQTYDMLPSLKEVTPREGTSIISKDISLSVEDGFADEAKLLIQNLKEMGYNVTDKGQTVIALCHFPQNMQAKNDEHYRLDVKDNYITISGGTPHAIFNGTQTLVSLLKKQTIPAKFENIAINDYPDLLYRGMMLDIARNFTKKADLLKLINQLAAYKINVLHFHFSDDEAWRLEIPGLEELTAIGSRRGFTEDESQRLYPVYYGGWNPNDTTATANGYYTREDFIEVLQYAAKRHITVIPEIESPGHARAAIKAMEARFNRLKGEDMEKAREYLLSESADTSKYVSAQAYTDNIMNVALPSVYRFMDKVSDEIIKMYKDAGVPLATIHIGGDEVPKGSWTGSPLCHKFMEEKGMKDTHELSEYFLENITEMLSKKGVKTSGWQEVALHHSPEMNARIAPRFAGVYCWSTIGKRDVVPYTVANEGYDVILCNVNNLYIDLAYNPHKDEPGLTWGGYVNEFTSFNILPYNIYCSARENTAGEKNNLKTAGKGKIQLTEQSRPRIKGVQAQLFSETIGSFDMVQYYVFPKIFGLVERGWNAYPEWSPVPNDDKQALYEKARAIYNAKIAEIELPRLAADGFNFRVAQPGIKIVEGKLYANSPIPQAEIRYTTDGSEPTATSTLWEAPVDCSATVVKAKLFYLGKESHTTDYKND, from the coding sequence ATGAAACATTTGAAACATTTACTTATCGCATCGACTGTCACTGCACTTTGTGCTTGCAACAACACAAAGGAAAGTCCGGTCTCCCTGCAATGGGAAATGGTAAAAAACGGAGCAGCTCCCGGATTTTACGAAAGCTCGTTTACGATTACCAACACTTCAACTAAACCATTGGAATCAGATTGGGAAATATATTACACTCAGCTCTCTCCCAGACAAGTAAAAGTAAACGAAGATTCCCCCGTAATCATAGAGATGATAAATGCCGGTTATTACAAAATAGCGCCATCAGAATCATGGACTCCATTGGCTCCCGGCGACTCGATTAAAATAAGCTATTTGAATCAAGGTATTTTTACTCAAACTTTATTCACTCCCAAATCGCCATTTTTTGTCACGAACAATGGTACACAAATCTCTATCCCGCTCTCTATCGCACCGTTCGATCGCAAAGAACAATGGACGGTTCAGGGGAGAATAGCTCCATCTTATCCCGACGGGGAAAAAGTATACGCCGACAATCAAGCCCTCGAAACCACATATAAGATACAAACCTACGACATGCTGCCTTCCCTGAAAGAAGTAACTCCGAGAGAAGGCACAAGTATAATATCCAAAGATATATCTTTGAGTGTCGAAGATGGTTTTGCCGACGAAGCGAAACTACTGATTCAAAATCTAAAAGAAATGGGATACAACGTCACAGACAAAGGTCAGACCGTTATAGCCCTGTGCCATTTCCCCCAAAACATGCAAGCCAAAAACGACGAGCACTACCGTCTCGACGTAAAAGACAATTACATAACCATCAGTGGCGGAACCCCACACGCTATTTTCAACGGGACTCAAACCCTCGTCTCATTACTCAAAAAACAGACTATTCCCGCTAAATTCGAAAATATAGCGATCAATGATTATCCCGACTTGTTATATCGGGGTATGATGCTCGACATCGCACGAAATTTCACGAAAAAAGCCGACTTGCTTAAACTGATAAACCAACTCGCCGCTTATAAAATAAACGTGCTTCATTTCCATTTTAGCGACGACGAGGCTTGGAGATTAGAAATCCCCGGATTGGAAGAACTCACTGCAATAGGGTCTCGCCGAGGATTCACCGAAGACGAAAGCCAACGCCTGTATCCCGTATATTACGGAGGCTGGAATCCAAACGATACCACAGCCACGGCAAACGGATATTATACCCGAGAAGATTTCATCGAGGTACTGCAATACGCTGCAAAACGACACATCACCGTCATACCCGAAATAGAATCGCCGGGACATGCACGCGCGGCTATCAAAGCGATGGAAGCTCGATTCAACCGATTGAAAGGAGAAGACATGGAAAAAGCCCGGGAATATCTCCTTTCCGAATCGGCCGACACATCGAAATATGTATCGGCACAAGCCTATACCGACAATATTATGAATGTAGCCTTGCCCTCCGTCTATCGTTTCATGGATAAAGTCAGCGACGAAATCATTAAAATGTACAAAGATGCCGGTGTACCTTTGGCAACGATTCACATCGGAGGAGACGAAGTACCCAAAGGGTCTTGGACAGGTTCCCCGCTCTGCCACAAATTCATGGAGGAAAAAGGCATGAAAGATACCCACGAGCTATCGGAATACTTCTTGGAAAACATCACGGAAATGCTGTCGAAAAAAGGAGTGAAAACTTCGGGCTGGCAAGAAGTCGCTCTACACCACTCTCCCGAAATGAACGCCCGCATAGCTCCCCGCTTCGCCGGTGTATATTGTTGGAGCACGATCGGCAAACGCGATGTTGTTCCTTACACCGTAGCCAACGAAGGATACGACGTAATACTTTGCAATGTCAACAACCTTTACATCGATTTGGCCTATAATCCGCACAAAGACGAACCGGGACTCACATGGGGAGGTTACGTCAATGAGTTTACATCGTTCAACATATTACCCTACAACATTTACTGCTCGGCAAGAGAAAATACGGCAGGAGAAAAGAACAATCTCAAAACAGCCGGAAAAGGGAAGATACAGCTCACAGAACAATCGCGTCCACGCATCAAAGGCGTACAGGCGCAACTTTTCTCCGAGACCATCGGCAGTTTCGATATGGTACAATACTATGTATTCCCCAAAATTTTCGGTCTGGTAGAACGCGGCTGGAATGCCTATCCCGAGTGGTCCCCTGTCCCGAACGACGATAAACAGGCTCTATATGAAAAGGCTCGGGCCATTTACAACGCCAAGATAGCCGAAATCGAACTGCCCCGTCTGGCTGCCGACGGTTTTAATTTCCGCGTGGCACAGCCCGGAATTAAAATTGTCGAAGGAAAACTATATGCCAACTCTCCCATTCCGCAGGCTGAAATAAGATACACCACCGACGGAAGCGAACCGACCGCAACCTCCACGCTTTGGGAAGCTCCTGTCGATTGCAGTGCCACAGTTGTCAAAGCAAAACTTTTCTATCTTGGGAAAGAAAGCCACACCACAGACTACAAGAACGATTAA
- a CDS encoding aspartate-semialdehyde dehydrogenase yields MKVAIVGASGAVGQEFLKVLDERNFPIDELLLFGSSRSAGREYTFRGKQITVKELKHNDDFKGVDIAFTSAGAGISKEFAETITRYGAIMIDNSSAFRMDKDVPLVVPEVNGDDAFVRPRGIIANPNCTTIQMVVALNAIESLSHIKRVHVATYQAASGAGASAMAELRKQYEQIVAGETPTVEKFFFQLAYNLIPQVDVFTDNLYTKEEMKMFHETRKIMHSDIAVSATCVRVPVMRAHSEAIWIETERPVSVSEAREAFAHAKGVVLEDDPENRVYPMPLNKAGNDPVYVGRVRSDISNPNGLSFWTVSDQIKKGAALNAVQIAEYLLEHSK; encoded by the coding sequence ATGAAAGTCGCTATTGTGGGCGCCAGTGGCGCTGTCGGACAAGAGTTCCTAAAAGTTTTGGACGAGCGGAATTTCCCGATTGACGAGCTGTTGTTGTTCGGGTCCTCTCGCAGTGCGGGTCGTGAGTACACCTTCCGAGGTAAACAAATTACGGTCAAGGAATTGAAACACAATGACGATTTCAAAGGTGTGGATATAGCTTTCACATCGGCAGGTGCAGGAATTTCTAAGGAATTTGCCGAAACGATTACCCGATACGGTGCTATCATGATCGATAATTCGAGTGCATTCCGCATGGACAAAGATGTTCCTTTGGTTGTTCCAGAAGTGAACGGCGACGATGCATTCGTGCGTCCTCGTGGGATTATCGCAAATCCTAATTGTACTACCATACAAATGGTGGTTGCCCTGAATGCCATAGAGTCACTTTCTCATATCAAGAGAGTGCATGTCGCAACTTATCAGGCGGCGAGCGGAGCCGGTGCATCGGCGATGGCCGAGTTGAGAAAACAATATGAACAGATCGTTGCGGGTGAAACTCCTACGGTAGAGAAATTTTTCTTTCAGTTGGCCTATAATCTGATTCCTCAGGTCGATGTTTTCACCGACAATTTATACACGAAGGAGGAAATGAAAATGTTTCACGAAACCCGTAAGATTATGCATTCCGATATAGCCGTGAGCGCTACTTGCGTGCGAGTGCCGGTGATGAGGGCTCATTCGGAGGCTATCTGGATAGAAACAGAACGACCTGTTTCTGTGTCGGAAGCTCGTGAAGCATTCGCTCATGCGAAAGGTGTAGTCTTGGAAGATGATCCGGAGAACAGGGTGTATCCCATGCCATTGAATAAGGCAGGTAACGATCCTGTGTATGTGGGGCGTGTCCGGTCTGATATTTCTAATCCGAATGGCTTGTCTTTCTGGACTGTGAGCGATCAGATTAAGAAAGGCGCCGCCTTGAATGCCGTTCAGATCGCCGAGTATTTATTGGAGCATTCGAAGTAA
- a CDS encoding cation:proton antiporter, giving the protein MSGIATLPIENPVLIFFIVLVIILFAPILLNRIRVPHIIGLIISGVIIGPNGLNLLARDSSFEIFGNVGILYLMFLAGLEIDMYDFKKSKKDGIIFGLYTFLIPMILGTAISYYTLHLNLMTSILLASMYASHTLIAYPIISRYGISRSRAVPITIAGTIFTVLGALIILAVISGMVRGDLTEFFWLRLSVNITIYSIAILYIYPRLTRWFFKTYNDNVTQFIFILALVFLASYMAQVIGLEAILGAFFAGIVLNRFIPNVSPLMNRLEFVGNALFIPYFLIGVGMLIDLRVIFKSTETIIVAVNMSVVATICKWLAAWLTQKTCHMTKSDRQLIFGLSNAQAAATLAAVIIGHDIGLFNEEILNGTIVMILVTCIISTLVTEKAARRIVIEIQNNEPASYKSPIQNEQILIPVANPDTIENLINLALLLKSPQKKSALYALHVTDDDKKSNFLSQAVLEYAGKVASSADTKLIPIARYDMNITSGIIHTMKEKNITEVVLGLHHKANIVDTFFGAKIESLLKSTNKMILISKCVNPINTVTRIVIAVPRKAEYETGFARWIDRVANMAKQIGCRAIFYAYAETIPYLKARLRAGRYNIRNEFEILESWDDILLLANVVLDDDLFIVVSARPTSVSFNSEADNIPSFLSKYFANNNLIVLYPEQFGTAEPTPVSFMEPLSHDMLNHSEILGLEKIFRQLITYKKRWTHRNRKKKIDL; this is encoded by the coding sequence ATGAGCGGTATCGCGACTCTACCTATCGAAAATCCGGTGCTGATATTTTTCATCGTGCTGGTCATTATTTTGTTTGCCCCGATATTACTCAACCGCATACGTGTTCCCCACATCATCGGTCTGATCATATCAGGTGTAATCATCGGCCCCAACGGTCTGAATCTATTGGCTCGCGACAGTAGTTTTGAAATTTTCGGAAACGTAGGAATCCTTTACCTCATGTTTTTGGCAGGACTCGAAATCGACATGTATGATTTCAAGAAAAGCAAAAAAGACGGGATCATATTCGGGCTATACACGTTTCTCATACCCATGATTTTAGGAACCGCGATCAGTTACTACACCCTCCATCTCAACCTAATGACTTCCATACTGTTGGCAAGCATGTACGCCTCGCATACGCTGATAGCCTACCCCATTATCAGCAGATATGGAATATCCCGTAGCCGAGCCGTCCCTATCACTATCGCCGGAACCATTTTCACAGTCTTGGGAGCCTTGATTATTTTAGCTGTAATTTCTGGTATGGTACGAGGCGACTTGACCGAATTTTTCTGGCTCAGACTATCGGTGAACATAACGATTTACAGCATAGCCATACTATACATTTATCCCCGGCTCACCCGATGGTTTTTCAAGACCTACAATGATAATGTCACGCAATTCATATTTATCTTGGCCCTTGTTTTCCTGGCATCTTATATGGCGCAAGTTATCGGGCTGGAAGCCATCTTGGGAGCATTTTTCGCAGGCATTGTTCTGAACCGTTTTATCCCCAACGTTTCCCCCTTGATGAACCGCCTCGAATTTGTAGGCAACGCCCTGTTCATACCCTATTTTCTCATAGGTGTAGGCATGCTCATCGATTTGAGAGTAATTTTCAAAAGCACCGAAACGATCATCGTCGCCGTAAACATGTCGGTAGTGGCAACCATCTGCAAATGGTTGGCAGCATGGCTCACTCAAAAAACCTGCCACATGACGAAATCCGACCGGCAACTCATCTTCGGACTGAGCAACGCTCAGGCCGCCGCCACGCTCGCGGCCGTCATCATCGGTCACGACATAGGACTTTTCAACGAAGAAATACTCAACGGCACTATCGTCATGATTTTAGTGACCTGCATTATCAGTACATTGGTTACCGAAAAGGCCGCCCGGCGCATAGTTATCGAAATACAAAATAACGAACCCGCCAGTTACAAGTCACCCATACAGAACGAGCAGATATTAATTCCTGTGGCTAATCCCGACACAATCGAGAACCTGATCAATCTGGCCCTCTTGTTAAAATCTCCGCAAAAGAAATCTGCACTTTACGCTTTGCATGTAACCGACGACGATAAAAAAAGCAACTTCCTCTCACAAGCCGTTCTCGAATATGCGGGGAAAGTAGCATCTTCCGCCGATACGAAATTAATCCCGATTGCCCGATACGACATGAACATAACCAGCGGGATTATCCACACCATGAAAGAAAAAAATATAACGGAGGTCGTACTCGGATTACATCACAAAGCAAATATCGTTGACACGTTTTTCGGCGCAAAAATAGAATCGCTCTTGAAAAGCACGAATAAAATGATACTCATTTCGAAATGTGTCAATCCCATAAACACGGTTACCCGTATCGTCATAGCCGTTCCCCGCAAGGCCGAATACGAAACAGGATTCGCCCGATGGATAGACCGAGTGGCGAACATGGCGAAACAAATAGGTTGCCGTGCTATATTCTATGCTTATGCCGAAACCATTCCCTATTTGAAAGCCCGGTTACGAGCCGGAAGATACAACATCAGAAACGAATTTGAAATTTTGGAAAGCTGGGACGATATTCTGCTTCTTGCTAATGTTGTACTTGACGACGACCTATTTATCGTTGTCAGTGCGCGCCCCACATCGGTTTCGTTTAATTCCGAGGCCGACAATATTCCTTCTTTCCTCTCCAAATATTTCGCCAACAACAATCTAATAGTCCTCTATCCCGAACAATTCGGCACAGCAGAACCGACACCCGTCTCTTTCATGGAACCGCTGTCTCACGACATGCTCAACCACTCCGAGATATTAGGACTCGAAAAAATTTTCAGACAGCTTATCACTTATAAAAAACGGTGGACTCACCGTAACCGCAAAAAGAAAATAGACCTTTGA
- a CDS encoding HU family DNA-binding protein: protein MNKTELINAMAEKAGLSKVDAKKALDAFVEAVSESLVKGDKVALIGFGTFGVTEKAARTGINPATKQKITIAAKKVVKFKAGAELADKVK, encoded by the coding sequence ATGAACAAAACTGAACTTATCAATGCCATGGCAGAAAAAGCCGGTTTGAGCAAAGTTGATGCTAAAAAAGCATTGGATGCTTTCGTAGAAGCTGTTTCTGAATCTCTTGTTAAGGGTGACAAAGTGGCCCTTATCGGTTTCGGAACTTTCGGTGTTACTGAAAAAGCAGCTCGTACGGGTATCAACCCTGCAACCAAACAAAAAATCACTATCGCTGCTAAGAAAGTGGTTAAATTCAAAGCCGGTGCAGAATTGGCAGACAAAGTAAAATAA
- a CDS encoding rhomboid family intramembrane serine protease encodes MQNRSFLGSIPPVTLNLIIVNFIVWLAALTLPKIAGINLNYWLGLHYFAADDFNVVQLITYMFLHDTSGIEHIFFNMFSVFMFGRTLEAVWGGKRFLFYYITTGMGAALVQEAAWYFELRSAISETVALYGWEQTSQLLNNFITVGASGAAFGILLAFGMLFPNAPLFIIFIPIPIKAKYFVIFYGLLELFFGVSGSMSSVAHFAHLGGMLFGFFLIRYWKKKGIGGGGFYY; translated from the coding sequence ATGCAAAACAGATCATTTTTGGGATCTATACCACCGGTGACACTCAACTTGATTATCGTTAACTTCATCGTGTGGCTGGCAGCTTTAACTCTACCTAAAATTGCCGGAATAAATTTGAACTATTGGCTGGGGTTACACTATTTTGCAGCCGACGATTTCAATGTCGTGCAGTTGATTACCTACATGTTTTTACACGACACCAGCGGAATAGAACATATTTTCTTCAATATGTTCTCCGTTTTCATGTTCGGTAGAACTCTCGAAGCCGTATGGGGAGGGAAACGTTTTCTATTCTACTACATTACCACAGGAATGGGAGCGGCATTGGTGCAAGAAGCGGCATGGTACTTCGAACTACGTTCAGCCATATCGGAAACCGTAGCATTGTACGGTTGGGAACAAACGTCCCAACTACTCAACAACTTTATAACCGTAGGAGCTTCTGGCGCAGCATTCGGTATTTTATTGGCTTTCGGCATGTTATTTCCGAATGCTCCATTGTTCATCATATTCATACCCATTCCCATCAAGGCAAAATACTTTGTCATCTTTTACGGGTTACTCGAATTATTCTTCGGTGTCAGCGGAAGCATGAGCAGCGTGGCTCACTTTGCACATTTAGGCGGCATGCTCTTCGGCTTCTTCTTGATTCGTTATTGGAAAAAGAAAGGAATAGGCGGTGGCGGATTCTATTATTGA
- a CDS encoding rhomboid family intramembrane serine protease, which yields MADSIIDKLKQQFRQGSVLLKLIYINVAIFLLLRLTWVVLMLFNIDGYVILPFIEMPSIPYEFITHPWTLLTYMFVHYDVWHILFNMLWLYWFGQIFLMSFSEKQMVGLYLLGGIAGGLLYLLSYNLFPYFDGKEGLMCGASASIIAIVVATAFRMPDYKVNLLFLGAISLKYIALVTIVIDLLSVTSANGGGHIAHLGGALLGYWFIVRWEKGKDLTAPVNKLIDKIVTGFKPRPKIKVSRPSNRSSSRPETDMEYRARKKKENDEIDSILDKIKKSGYTSLSAEEKKRLFEAGKK from the coding sequence GTGGCGGATTCTATTATTGACAAACTGAAACAGCAATTCCGGCAAGGCTCCGTATTGCTGAAACTCATCTATATCAACGTAGCGATCTTTCTGCTACTGAGACTCACATGGGTCGTTTTGATGCTGTTCAATATCGACGGATATGTCATACTGCCCTTCATCGAAATGCCATCGATACCCTATGAGTTCATCACCCATCCGTGGACTCTGCTCACATACATGTTCGTCCATTACGATGTATGGCACATTCTGTTCAACATGCTTTGGCTATATTGGTTCGGGCAAATATTTCTCATGTCGTTCAGTGAAAAACAAATGGTAGGGCTATATCTTTTAGGAGGTATAGCCGGTGGTTTATTATATCTGCTTTCGTACAATTTGTTTCCCTATTTCGATGGCAAAGAAGGATTGATGTGCGGAGCCTCTGCCTCGATAATCGCCATTGTCGTAGCCACGGCATTCCGAATGCCCGACTACAAAGTCAACCTGCTTTTTCTCGGAGCTATATCTTTGAAATACATCGCACTGGTTACTATCGTCATTGACTTGTTGAGTGTCACATCGGCCAACGGAGGAGGGCACATCGCTCACCTCGGAGGAGCCCTTCTCGGTTACTGGTTTATTGTGCGATGGGAAAAAGGGAAAGATTTGACGGCGCCTGTCAACAAACTCATCGACAAAATCGTAACGGGATTCAAACCCCGCCCGAAAATCAAAGTGTCACGACCTTCGAACCGATCCTCTTCCCGGCCCGAGACCGATATGGAATACCGAGCCCGCAAAAAGAAAGAAAACGACGAAATCGATTCGATTCTCGACAAAATAAAAAAATCGGGGTATACCTCGCTCTCTGCCGAAGAAAAGAAAAGACTGTTCGAAGCCGGGAAAAAATAA
- a CDS encoding endonuclease/exonuclease/phosphatase family protein yields MKHVVKVILLLLNLLWGLLLVIGSYSAYFPSRIGILVELLFPLNLFACIAFFFIWLAYNPRYIWVPLAALVISWGGIARYCPVHKPQPIDNSQPGFSLMTYNAYFFLDYEGTDTRQNRTLSFILSQNADLVCLQESPGLIAPNPGLKITGEQIDSIHTLYPYRIPTTHGMNFLSKYPATLLFDTVYSESSAIAIYRVKIEDHTVTVVNQHMESIGLTQTDKELYHEITAHPNTDRLDEIKKHLLSKLMNAAEIRNRQTNLTAEKIQNIPGNIIVCGDFNDSPLSYSVRKLHSMGFRDAYNELGLGPGITYHANRFWFRIDHILYKGNMEARWLVRQRHKSSDHYPLVTRFVWENSENH; encoded by the coding sequence ATGAAACATGTCGTCAAAGTCATATTATTGCTGCTCAATCTGCTATGGGGGCTTTTGCTCGTCATCGGCTCCTACTCGGCATACTTTCCCTCCCGCATAGGCATACTGGTCGAACTCTTATTTCCGCTGAATCTGTTTGCCTGCATAGCGTTCTTTTTTATATGGCTCGCCTATAATCCCCGTTATATATGGGTTCCGCTCGCCGCACTGGTCATCTCTTGGGGAGGAATAGCCCGATACTGTCCGGTACATAAACCACAGCCGATAGACAACAGCCAACCCGGTTTTTCCCTGATGACTTACAATGCCTACTTCTTCCTCGATTATGAAGGAACAGATACCCGACAAAACCGAACCCTTTCCTTTATCCTCTCGCAAAATGCCGACCTTGTTTGCTTGCAGGAAAGTCCGGGTCTGATCGCTCCGAATCCGGGATTGAAAATCACCGGAGAACAAATAGACAGTATACACACGCTGTATCCCTACCGCATTCCTACGACCCACGGTATGAATTTCCTGTCGAAATACCCGGCGACATTGTTGTTCGATACGGTATATTCCGAGTCGAGCGCCATCGCCATTTACCGGGTAAAGATAGAAGACCATACAGTCACCGTTGTCAACCAACACATGGAATCTATTGGATTGACTCAAACCGACAAAGAACTATATCATGAAATCACAGCACACCCGAATACCGACCGACTGGACGAAATAAAGAAACACTTGTTGTCCAAACTCATGAACGCAGCCGAAATTCGAAATCGCCAAACCAACCTGACAGCCGAGAAAATACAAAACATTCCCGGTAATATCATCGTCTGCGGTGACTTCAACGACTCACCTTTATCCTATTCTGTCCGAAAGCTCCACAGTATGGGTTTTCGCGACGCCTACAACGAATTGGGATTAGGACCGGGAATCACATATCATGCCAATCGCTTCTGGTTCCGCATCGACCATATCCTATACAAAGGCAATATGGAAGCCCGATGGCTTGTCCGCCAACGACATAAAAGTTCAGACCATTATCCCCTTGTCACAAGGTTTGTATGGGAAAATTCCGAAAATCATTAA
- a CDS encoding M3 family metallopeptidase, which translates to MKKLLVTSLTCLMMISCNQKENPLLSEFSTPFGVPPFEQIKPEHYLPAFEEGIRQHDAEIAAIIANPEAPTFKNTIEPLEFSGMLLTQVNLIFSSLTEAETNDELQAIAKEISPKLTEHYDNISLNGELFARIKTVYENRDKENLDTEQMKVLENHYKDFVRAGALLSEEDKATLREINKELAMLSIQYGDNALAESNAFELVIDNETDLAGLPEAVVTAAADEAAARNKAGKWVFTLDAPSRIPFLQYADNRNLREKVYKAYINKADNDNEFDNKEIVSKMVNLRLKKANLLGFNTYADFALDDRMAKTDANVNDLINRVWAYAIPRAKEEVADMQKIIDAEGGEFKLAPWDWWYYAEKVRKAKYDLNEDELKPYFSLDNVREGAFMVANKLYGITITELKDMPVYHPDVRAFEVKDADGKHLAVFYTDYFPRAGKRAGAWMYNFREAYVQDGKEVRPIVYNVANFTKPTADTPSLLTIDEVQTLFHEFGHALHGMLTRCHYPSVSGTSVARDFVELPSQINEHWATHPEVLKLYAKHYQTGEIIPDSLIAKMEAASKFNQGFATTEFLAAAILDIRWHEIDEVKEYDVRQFEKEVAQSVGLIDEITYRYRSTYFSHIFTNDYCAGYYSYIWAEVLDADAFDAFKEHGIFDPATAKAFRENILEKGGSEDPMKLYRQFRGAEPNPDALLRNRGLK; encoded by the coding sequence ATGAAAAAACTTTTAGTAACATCGTTAACTTGTCTTATGATGATCTCTTGCAATCAAAAAGAGAATCCGCTGCTTAGCGAGTTCAGCACTCCTTTCGGGGTTCCACCGTTCGAACAAATAAAGCCCGAGCACTACTTGCCGGCTTTTGAAGAAGGCATCCGTCAGCACGATGCCGAAATTGCCGCAATCATTGCCAACCCCGAGGCTCCTACATTCAAAAACACCATCGAACCGCTCGAATTCAGCGGTATGCTACTGACTCAGGTCAATCTGATATTCAGCAGTTTGACCGAGGCGGAAACGAACGACGAACTCCAAGCCATCGCCAAAGAGATTTCGCCCAAACTGACCGAGCATTACGACAACATCTCGCTCAACGGAGAACTCTTTGCCCGAATTAAAACTGTATACGAGAACCGGGATAAAGAGAACCTCGACACCGAACAGATGAAAGTTCTCGAAAACCACTACAAAGACTTTGTTCGTGCGGGTGCTCTTCTCTCCGAAGAAGATAAAGCCACGCTTCGCGAGATTAACAAAGAATTGGCTATGCTTTCCATACAATACGGAGACAATGCCTTAGCCGAATCAAACGCTTTTGAACTGGTCATCGACAATGAAACCGACCTCGCAGGCTTGCCCGAGGCAGTAGTCACGGCAGCAGCCGACGAAGCGGCTGCTCGCAACAAAGCCGGTAAATGGGTATTTACCCTCGATGCACCCAGCCGCATCCCATTCCTGCAATACGCCGACAACCGCAATCTGCGCGAAAAAGTTTATAAAGCCTATATCAACAAAGCCGACAACGACAACGAATTCGACAATAAAGAAATCGTATCGAAAATGGTCAACCTCCGTTTAAAGAAGGCCAATCTACTGGGATTCAATACCTATGCCGACTTTGCCCTCGATGATCGCATGGCAAAAACCGATGCGAACGTCAACGATCTCATCAATCGGGTATGGGCCTATGCGATACCTCGTGCAAAAGAAGAAGTAGCCGACATGCAAAAGATCATTGACGCCGAAGGCGGCGAGTTCAAACTCGCCCCGTGGGATTGGTGGTACTATGCCGAAAAAGTACGCAAAGCCAAATACGATTTGAACGAAGACGAACTGAAACCCTATTTCAGCCTCGACAACGTACGTGAAGGTGCGTTCATGGTTGCCAATAAATTATATGGAATCACTATCACCGAATTGAAAGATATGCCGGTCTATCACCCCGACGTCCGCGCATTCGAAGTGAAAGATGCCGACGGCAAACATTTGGCCGTATTCTATACCGATTACTTCCCCCGTGCCGGGAAACGTGCCGGAGCTTGGATGTACAACTTCCGTGAAGCCTATGTACAAGACGGTAAGGAAGTACGCCCCATCGTTTACAACGTGGCCAACTTCACCAAACCTACCGCCGATACTCCCTCTTTGCTTACCATCGACGAAGTGCAAACTCTTTTCCACGAATTCGGACATGCCCTGCACGGCATGCTCACCCGTTGCCACTACCCCTCGGTAAGCGGGACCAGTGTCGCACGCGATTTCGTAGAGCTACCGTCGCAAATCAACGAACACTGGGCAACGCACCCCGAAGTATTGAAATTATATGCCAAACACTATCAAACCGGCGAAATCATTCCCGACTCGTTAATCGCCAAAATGGAGGCAGCCTCTAAATTCAATCAAGGATTCGCCACCACCGAATTTTTAGCTGCGGCTATCCTCGACATACGTTGGCACGAAATAGACGAAGTTAAAGAATACGATGTGCGCCAATTCGAAAAAGAAGTAGCGCAATCCGTCGGACTCATCGACGAAATCACCTATCGCTACCGTAGCACCTACTTCTCGCACATCTTCACCAACGATTACTGTGCAGGATATTACAGCTACATCTGGGCCGAAGTTCTCGATGCCGATGCTTTCGACGCATTCAAAGAACACGGTATCTTCGACCCGGCGACAGCCAAAGCATTCCGTGAAAACATTCTCGAAAAAGGCGGGAGCGAGGATCCCATGAAACTTTATCGCCAATTCCGTGGAGCAGAGCCTAATCCCGATGCCCTGCTTCGCAACCGGGGATTGAAATAA